The following coding sequences lie in one Mucilaginibacter sp. KACC 22773 genomic window:
- a CDS encoding serine acetyltransferase: MNAIAYLFQDRKANRNNFKGQLVLFLFRLASLINRSMIAKILLYPYLLWYRYMVDWVWGIELPRKLQAGKGLIVYHGHALVVNQGVILGDNCVLRNSVTIGHKKLADGGFTRCPRIGNNVDIGANAIIVGDIEIGDNVIIGSGSVVVKSVPTNCTVVGNPARILEKNI, translated from the coding sequence ATGAACGCAATAGCCTACTTATTTCAGGATCGCAAAGCCAACCGTAATAATTTTAAGGGGCAACTGGTGCTGTTTTTATTCAGGCTGGCATCATTAATAAACCGCAGTATGATAGCCAAAATACTGCTTTATCCCTACCTGCTTTGGTACCGCTACATGGTTGATTGGGTTTGGGGCATTGAATTGCCGCGCAAGCTACAGGCCGGCAAGGGCCTCATTGTTTATCACGGGCATGCGCTGGTAGTAAATCAAGGAGTAATTTTGGGCGATAACTGCGTGCTGCGCAACTCGGTTACGATAGGCCACAAAAAACTGGCCGACGGCGGTTTTACCCGCTGCCCGCGCATAGGCAATAATGTTGACATTGGCGCTAACGCCATAATTGTCGGCGATATTGAAATTGGCGATAACGTGATCATAGGTTCGGGGTCCGTAGTAGTTAAAAGTGTACCCACCAATTGTACCGTCGTGGGTAACCCGGCAAGAATTTTAGAGAAAAATATTTAG
- a CDS encoding DUF4834 family protein → MLLIRFLIISICVLYIIRSLMRYLIPALFQSVINKAQQQAQQQQNYQQRKPEGTVKVDYIPEGKKGKLPDTEGEFVDYEEVK, encoded by the coding sequence ATGTTACTTATTCGTTTCCTGATCATATCAATTTGTGTTTTATACATTATCCGCAGTTTAATGCGGTACCTGATACCTGCTTTATTTCAAAGCGTTATCAATAAAGCACAGCAACAGGCGCAGCAGCAGCAAAACTATCAGCAAAGAAAGCCGGAAGGCACTGTAAAGGTTGACTATATTCCCGAAGGCAAAAAAGGTAAGTTACCGGATACCGAAGGTGAGTTTGTTGATTATGAAGAAGTAAAATAA
- a CDS encoding response regulator transcription factor encodes MPVSIVLFEDNDRLRESLAYLLNSDPEYAVKGDFDNCNQAAEIIERLKPDVVLMDIDMPGKTGISGVAMVKQARPETAVIMYTVFEDDEKLFQCLCAGANGYLLKKTPPARLFDAIREVLDGGAPMSPVIARKVLMSFQQKNDNQYNLTLRETDVLQLLIKGNSIKIIADELNMAFDTVRSHLKKIYLKLHVNCGKEAIAKALKEKIL; translated from the coding sequence ATGCCGGTAAGTATAGTTTTATTTGAAGATAATGACCGCCTGCGCGAATCATTGGCCTACCTGCTTAACAGCGACCCTGAGTACGCAGTTAAAGGCGATTTTGATAATTGTAACCAGGCGGCAGAGATCATAGAACGGCTTAAGCCTGATGTTGTGCTGATGGATATAGATATGCCGGGCAAAACTGGTATAAGCGGGGTTGCTATGGTAAAACAAGCCCGCCCGGAAACTGCCGTAATCATGTACACTGTTTTTGAGGATGATGAGAAGCTTTTTCAGTGCCTTTGCGCCGGGGCCAACGGTTATTTATTAAAAAAAACGCCGCCGGCCCGGCTGTTTGATGCTATCCGCGAGGTATTGGATGGTGGTGCGCCCATGTCGCCCGTAATTGCCAGAAAAGTGCTCATGTCATTTCAGCAAAAAAACGACAACCAATACAACCTCACCTTGCGCGAAACTGATGTGCTGCAGCTTTTAATAAAAGGGAACAGTATTAAAATAATAGCCGATGAGCTGAATATGGCTTTTGACACCGTACGCTCGCACCTCAAAAAAATATATCTAAAACTTCATGTAAACTGTGGCAAAGAAGCGATAGCCAAGGCGCTGAAGGAAAAAATATTGTAA
- a CDS encoding YfhO family protein: MNNWFKRNSIHLIIAAIFIAISFAYFITPLTQGKVLFQSDVSQAQSMQKEINDVRAATGKAPLWTNQMFGGMPAYQIWAAFPLNLTTHVISVLKTVFPNPVDTVLLYLLGAYLLFSVLRLSPWLAAAGAIAFAFSSYNFIYITAGHSNQAYAIAFFAPLLAGIILTLRGRYLLGASLTAFFLAMEIRSNHVQMTYYLLLSIAILLGIELYHAIKDKQTKPFLKSIGFLVAGIVLAIAVNASILWTTYEYSQYTIRGKANLTAKGTAGPNHGLDKDYAYTWSQSVGECLTFLVPNAYGGGSSTVVDDDSKAVKILTDKGVDAGQAQGFVAQSMYYGNKPSTFGPWYFGAAICFLFILGLLIVKNRIKWWVLGAVLLSMLLSFGKNLPFLSDFFFNYVPMYNKFRAVESTLVIAAFCFPILALLAVNEVITNTDKAFILKRAKIAFYITGGLLLLMIAIPQALLSFRADEHQAFVANLTQIFKGDTGMANSVANAVVDDRVSLERADAIRSLVFVLLTAGLLWLIIKQKIQANIAALLLAVIVIIDMWSVDKRYLKDANFVAKSDLEQQYTPREVDQFIMKDTDPNFRVFDMTSGDPFHDSHSSYFYKTVGGFHSARLRRFDELIENQFTKSVNHDVLDMLNTKYIITADPKTGNAGMQANSTACGNAWFVKSVKFADNADQEMQAISSFSPKDEAIVDKQYKSMIDGKSVGIDASSTIKLTSYTPEHLTYESGSTAAQVAVFSEIYYDKGWKMFIDGKEEPYFRADYLLRAAVIPIGNHKIEFVFHPTSYYAGENISLAGSILLVLALGGAAYNETKKKTIAKPATKKA, encoded by the coding sequence ATGAATAACTGGTTCAAGCGCAATAGTATTCACCTCATTATTGCGGCAATTTTTATAGCAATTTCCTTTGCTTATTTCATCACTCCGTTAACACAGGGCAAGGTTTTATTTCAAAGCGACGTATCTCAGGCGCAGTCCATGCAAAAAGAGATTAACGATGTCAGGGCGGCAACCGGTAAAGCGCCGTTATGGACCAATCAGATGTTTGGCGGGATGCCTGCCTATCAAATCTGGGCCGCATTCCCATTAAACCTCACAACACATGTGATTAGCGTTTTGAAAACCGTGTTCCCCAACCCGGTTGATACGGTATTGCTTTATTTGCTGGGAGCCTACCTGCTATTCAGCGTATTGCGGCTTTCGCCCTGGTTGGCGGCAGCAGGGGCAATAGCTTTTGCGTTTTCGTCATATAACTTCATCTATATCACCGCGGGCCATAGTAACCAGGCTTATGCTATAGCATTTTTTGCCCCTTTGCTGGCAGGCATTATTTTAACCCTACGTGGCCGCTACCTTTTGGGTGCTTCGCTTACAGCGTTTTTTCTTGCTATGGAAATCCGCAGTAACCACGTGCAAATGACTTATTACCTGTTGTTATCAATAGCTATATTATTGGGCATCGAACTTTATCACGCTATAAAAGACAAGCAAACCAAGCCATTTTTAAAATCGATAGGCTTTTTGGTGGCCGGTATTGTGTTGGCCATCGCGGTAAATGCAAGTATATTGTGGACCACTTATGAATATAGCCAATATACCATCAGGGGCAAAGCAAATTTAACTGCCAAAGGCACAGCGGGCCCTAACCATGGTTTGGATAAAGATTATGCTTATACCTGGAGCCAGAGCGTTGGCGAGTGCCTTACCTTTTTGGTACCAAACGCCTATGGCGGTGGCAGCAGCACAGTTGTTGATGACGACTCCAAAGCAGTAAAAATATTAACCGATAAAGGTGTTGATGCAGGCCAGGCACAGGGTTTTGTTGCACAATCAATGTACTATGGTAATAAGCCGAGTACATTTGGCCCGTGGTATTTTGGGGCTGCCATATGCTTCCTGTTCATTTTAGGGCTGCTGATTGTTAAAAACCGTATTAAATGGTGGGTTTTAGGAGCAGTATTACTGAGCATGTTATTGTCTTTTGGCAAAAACCTGCCTTTCCTGTCCGATTTCTTTTTCAACTACGTACCCATGTACAACAAGTTCAGGGCGGTTGAGTCGACACTGGTGATAGCGGCATTTTGTTTCCCAATACTGGCTTTACTTGCAGTGAACGAAGTTATCACCAATACCGATAAGGCATTTATTTTAAAGCGTGCTAAAATCGCCTTTTACATTACCGGCGGTTTATTATTACTGATGATAGCCATTCCGCAGGCGCTATTGAGCTTTAGGGCAGATGAGCACCAGGCTTTTGTGGCTAACCTTACACAAATTTTTAAAGGTGATACAGGGATGGCAAACTCGGTTGCCAACGCCGTAGTGGATGACCGGGTGAGTTTGGAGCGTGCAGATGCCATTCGTTCGTTAGTTTTCGTGTTGTTAACAGCCGGTCTGTTATGGTTAATTATTAAACAAAAAATTCAAGCGAATATTGCTGCCCTGCTATTGGCTGTTATTGTTATAATTGATATGTGGAGCGTTGATAAACGCTACCTTAAAGATGCCAATTTTGTGGCCAAATCCGACCTGGAGCAACAATATACACCGCGCGAGGTTGATCAATTTATCATGAAAGATACCGATCCTAACTTCCGCGTATTTGACATGACATCCGGCGATCCTTTTCATGATTCGCATTCATCATATTTCTACAAAACAGTAGGCGGTTTCCACTCGGCCAGGCTAAGACGATTTGATGAATTGATTGAAAACCAATTTACCAAAAGTGTAAACCACGACGTGCTTGATATGCTGAATACCAAGTATATTATTACCGCAGATCCTAAAACCGGAAATGCTGGTATGCAGGCCAATTCCACGGCTTGCGGAAATGCCTGGTTTGTGAAGAGCGTAAAATTCGCCGATAACGCCGACCAGGAAATGCAGGCCATCAGCAGCTTTTCGCCAAAAGACGAAGCCATTGTTGATAAACAATACAAAAGTATGATTGATGGAAAATCAGTAGGAATTGATGCTTCATCAACCATAAAACTAACAAGTTATACGCCGGAACACCTCACGTATGAAAGTGGCTCAACTGCGGCACAAGTAGCCGTGTTCTCCGAGATCTATTATGATAAAGGATGGAAAATGTTTATAGACGGCAAAGAAGAGCCTTATTTCCGGGCCGATTACCTGTTACGTGCTGCTGTGATTCCGATAGGCAATCACAAAATTGAATTTGTTTTCCACCCTACGTCTTATTATGCAGGCGAGAATATATCATTAGCAGGATCTATCCTGCTGGTATTGGCTCTTGGTGGAGCAGCGTATAACGAAACAAAAAAGAAAACGATTGCCAAGCCGGCTACAAAAAAGGCTTAA
- the uvrB gene encoding excinuclease ABC subunit UvrB has protein sequence MDFNLTSQYFPTGDQPEAIRQLVEGVNNGDPFQTLLGVTGSGKTFTVANIIQQTQKPTLILSHNKTLAAQLYGEFKQFFPENAVNYFVSYYDYYQPEAFIPTTNTYIEKDLQINEEIEKLRLRTTSALMSGRRDVIVVSSISCIYGMGNPEDFAQSVFKFAVGTRISRNAFLHRLVEILYARTTADFKRGTFRVKGDTVDIFPAYMDYAYRISFFGDDIEELTTFDVSTGKTIEKMTHMVVYPANLYVAPRERFVQSIWAIQEELETRKKQFINDGRFLEAKRLEERVNYDLEMIRELGYCSGIENYSRFFDGRLPGARPFCLLDYFPDDYLMVIDESHVTVPQIRAMYGGDRSRKMSLVDYGFRLPAALDNRPLNFQEFEKLAPQTVYVSATPGDFELEKSEGVVVQQVIRPTGLLDPVIEIRPVINQVDDLLDEVDRTIKMGDRVLVTTLTKRMAEELAKYMDRLGIKCRYIHSEVKTLQRVEILRGLRLGEFDVLIGINLLREGLDLPEVSLVAILDADKEGFLRSERSLIQTIGRAARNDRGRVIMYADKITDSMQITMDETNRRREIQIAYNTAHGITPTTVGKSREEIMEQTSVVDFKGGVQKAYVEADMATLAADPIVQYMTKPDLKKSIDNTKKEMLAAAKNMDFLLAAKLRDEMFALEKMMEEKF, from the coding sequence ATGGATTTTAATTTAACTTCCCAATACTTCCCAACCGGCGATCAGCCCGAGGCCATCAGGCAACTGGTTGAGGGCGTAAACAATGGCGATCCGTTCCAGACTCTTTTGGGCGTTACGGGCTCGGGCAAAACATTTACGGTGGCCAATATTATCCAGCAAACGCAAAAACCCACGCTGATACTAAGCCACAATAAAACCCTTGCGGCCCAGCTTTATGGCGAGTTTAAGCAGTTTTTTCCGGAGAACGCGGTTAACTACTTTGTATCCTATTACGACTATTACCAGCCCGAGGCTTTTATACCCACTACTAACACCTACATTGAGAAGGACTTACAGATAAACGAAGAGATTGAAAAGCTACGGTTGCGTACCACTTCAGCCCTGATGTCGGGGCGCAGGGATGTGATCGTGGTGTCGTCTATATCGTGCATTTATGGTATGGGTAACCCGGAGGATTTTGCACAATCAGTATTTAAATTCGCGGTGGGTACGCGCATCAGCAGGAATGCATTTTTACACCGGCTGGTTGAAATACTGTACGCCCGCACTACTGCCGATTTTAAGCGCGGCACCTTCAGGGTTAAGGGCGATACGGTGGATATTTTCCCGGCCTATATGGACTATGCCTACCGCATTTCCTTTTTTGGCGATGATATTGAGGAACTTACAACCTTTGATGTAAGCACCGGCAAAACCATCGAGAAAATGACGCACATGGTGGTTTATCCCGCCAACCTGTATGTAGCCCCGCGCGAACGCTTTGTGCAATCAATCTGGGCGATACAGGAAGAACTGGAAACCCGCAAAAAGCAATTCATAAACGATGGCCGTTTCCTGGAAGCCAAACGCCTGGAAGAACGGGTTAATTACGACCTGGAGATGATACGCGAATTGGGCTACTGTTCTGGCATCGAGAACTATTCGCGCTTTTTTGATGGCCGGCTGCCGGGTGCGAGGCCCTTTTGCCTGTTAGACTACTTCCCGGATGACTACCTGATGGTTATCGATGAAAGCCACGTTACTGTCCCGCAGATCAGGGCGATGTATGGTGGCGACAGGTCGCGCAAAATGTCGTTGGTTGACTATGGTTTTAGGCTACCAGCCGCATTGGATAACCGGCCGCTCAACTTCCAGGAGTTTGAAAAGCTGGCGCCGCAAACGGTTTATGTGAGCGCAACACCCGGCGATTTTGAGTTGGAAAAATCGGAAGGCGTAGTGGTACAGCAAGTTATACGCCCTACGGGATTGTTAGATCCTGTTATAGAAATACGGCCGGTGATAAACCAGGTTGATGATTTGTTAGATGAAGTTGACCGCACCATAAAAATGGGCGACCGCGTTCTGGTAACTACTCTTACCAAACGTATGGCCGAAGAACTGGCTAAATACATGGACAGGCTGGGTATTAAATGCCGTTACATCCACTCCGAAGTAAAAACCCTGCAAAGGGTAGAAATTTTGAGGGGATTACGCCTTGGCGAATTTGATGTACTGATAGGGATTAACTTATTACGTGAGGGACTGGATTTACCGGAAGTATCGCTGGTTGCCATCCTGGATGCTGATAAGGAGGGCTTTTTAAGGTCAGAACGTTCGTTGATTCAAACCATTGGCCGCGCCGCCCGTAATGATCGCGGCCGGGTTATCATGTATGCCGATAAGATTACTGATTCGATGCAGATAACGATGGATGAGACCAACCGCCGCCGTGAAATCCAAATCGCATACAATACCGCACATGGCATTACACCAACCACAGTAGGCAAATCCCGCGAAGAGATCATGGAACAAACATCCGTTGTCGACTTTAAAGGGGGTGTTCAAAAAGCTTATGTAGAAGCAGATATGGCAACGTTGGCAGCCGACCCTATTGTTCAGTATATGACCAAGCCCGATCTGAAAAAATCAATAGATAATACCAAAAAAGAAATGCTGGCCGCCGCCAAAAATATGGACTTCCTGTTGGCAGCCAAACTACGCGATGAAATGTTTGCATTGGAGAAAATGATGGAGGAGAAGTTTTAA
- a CDS encoding glycosyltransferase family 4 protein yields MKVTLINTSDAGGGAPAASARLLNALRQNGVDAQMLVQYKKTGNSAVTGIVKDTASKLKANYTFLAERIPFILFDEEDKTVRFAFSTANAGTSIVDHLLIKEADVLHLHWTNSGFLSITDLTELINTGKPIVWTMHDMWMFTGGCHYSGVCTRFEQECGNCPFLRDPDPNDLSHKGWKRKKTMYTGAKNLTFVGCSQWLTSVAKQSSLTGRFIMRAIPNPINVEVFSPQDKIFARAKHGVSAGAKVILFGAANINDRRKGITYLVEALHLLKEDSPENVEIVIFGKNRHFDVTTLPFAVHQLNIITDEARLAEVYSMADVFVTTSLEDNLPNMVMEAMACGTPVVAFNTGGIPEMVDHMQNGYLAPLGSAQGIANGIAAIMAADRVLLAQNARQKVLDNYTNKRVAEQYIQLYNSILQA; encoded by the coding sequence ATGAAAGTAACGCTCATCAACACGTCAGATGCCGGAGGCGGTGCGCCTGCAGCAAGCGCGCGCCTGCTCAACGCACTCAGACAAAACGGTGTTGATGCGCAAATGCTGGTACAGTATAAAAAGACCGGCAATAGCGCTGTAACGGGGATTGTAAAAGATACCGCGAGCAAACTAAAGGCAAACTACACCTTTTTGGCCGAGCGCATACCCTTTATACTTTTTGATGAAGAAGATAAAACGGTGCGTTTTGCGTTTTCGACAGCAAATGCAGGAACCAGCATAGTTGATCACCTGTTGATAAAAGAGGCGGATGTACTGCATCTTCACTGGACAAACTCCGGGTTTCTTTCAATCACTGATTTAACCGAACTCATTAATACAGGCAAACCCATTGTGTGGACCATGCATGACATGTGGATGTTTACCGGTGGCTGCCATTACTCCGGCGTGTGTACTCGCTTTGAACAGGAATGCGGTAATTGCCCGTTTTTGCGTGATCCTGATCCTAATGATCTGTCTCACAAAGGTTGGAAGCGTAAAAAAACTATGTATACAGGGGCAAAGAACCTCACTTTTGTTGGTTGCAGCCAATGGTTAACCAGCGTGGCTAAACAAAGCTCGCTCACCGGGCGGTTTATTATGCGTGCCATTCCTAATCCCATTAACGTCGAAGTGTTTTCTCCGCAGGATAAAATTTTTGCCCGCGCAAAACATGGCGTTAGCGCCGGTGCAAAAGTGATTTTGTTTGGCGCGGCAAATATTAATGACAGACGCAAGGGTATTACCTACCTGGTGGAGGCCCTGCATTTATTAAAGGAAGACAGCCCGGAAAACGTTGAGATAGTGATATTCGGTAAGAACAGGCATTTTGATGTGACAACGCTCCCGTTTGCGGTTCATCAGCTTAATATTATTACAGACGAGGCCCGACTGGCTGAAGTATATAGTATGGCAGATGTATTTGTTACCACATCGCTTGAGGATAATTTGCCCAACATGGTAATGGAAGCCATGGCCTGCGGTACGCCCGTGGTGGCGTTTAACACCGGCGGCATTCCTGAAATGGTAGATCACATGCAAAACGGCTACCTGGCGCCTTTAGGTTCGGCACAAGGTATTGCAAATGGCATAGCTGCTATCATGGCTGCTGATCGTGTTCTACTGGCGCAAAATGCCCGGCAAAAAGTGCTGGATAACTACACCAATAAACGGGTTGCTGAACAATACATTCAGCTTTACAACTCCATATTACAAGCATGA
- a CDS encoding glycosyltransferase family 2 protein yields the protein MIQNTQPGLTVITVVYNNVQDIERTMLSVLGQSYPAIEYIVVDGQSTDGTLQVIEQYKPKLAKLISEKDKGIYDAMNKGLALASGDYVIFMNSGDEFFDADTVATVFAAADNADIYYGETEMIAGNGESLGQRRHKAPKKFTWRGFKYGMSISHQAIYVRRALAEPYDMQYQLSADIEWIIRAAKKAKKIINVNRYVAKYLVGGMSKKKHRQSLKERFAIMKRYYGLIPTILNHFVIAFNLAWYWLKNKRTND from the coding sequence ATGATCCAAAACACTCAGCCGGGATTAACAGTGATTACCGTGGTTTATAACAACGTGCAGGATATTGAGCGCACCATGCTGTCGGTGCTGGGGCAAAGCTACCCTGCAATTGAGTATATTGTTGTTGACGGCCAATCAACCGATGGCACTTTACAGGTCATTGAGCAATACAAACCCAAACTTGCAAAACTAATAAGCGAAAAAGACAAAGGTATTTATGATGCCATGAACAAAGGGTTGGCGTTGGCTTCTGGTGACTACGTTATCTTCATGAATTCTGGCGACGAGTTTTTTGATGCAGACACTGTAGCCACTGTTTTTGCCGCAGCTGATAATGCCGATATTTATTACGGCGAAACCGAAATGATAGCAGGCAACGGCGAGAGCTTAGGCCAGCGCCGACATAAGGCCCCGAAAAAGTTTACGTGGCGCGGGTTCAAATACGGCATGAGTATTAGTCACCAGGCTATTTACGTAAGGCGGGCATTAGCCGAGCCTTACGATATGCAATATCAGTTAAGTGCAGACATTGAATGGATCATCCGCGCCGCAAAAAAAGCAAAAAAGATAATAAACGTAAACAGGTATGTTGCCAAATACCTGGTAGGGGGGATGTCTAAAAAAAAGCATCGGCAAAGTTTGAAGGAGCGTTTTGCTATTATGAAGCGATATTATGGATTAATTCCTACGATTTTAAACCATTTCGTTATAGCTTTCAATTTGGCGTGGTATTGGCTGAAAAATAAGCGGACAAATGATTGA
- a CDS encoding IPT/TIG domain-containing protein, whose amino-acid sequence MKTKLSYSICIFFAILFVSPGCKKSSPIIIPVKLPAVNTISPASGIAGTVVTISGANFSATAADNTVKFNGTAASVTSATASTLVVTAPAAASTGAITVTTTGGTATGPVFTYLMAPTVATISPVSAKAGAAVTITGTNFDATAVNNTVKFNGVAATVTSATTTKLVVTAPAAATSGAVTVATSGGTATGPVFTYIVAPTITAINPTSAAEGASITITGTNFDAVAANNTVKFNGTAATVTTASTTQLVVKVPGGGSSGNVTVTTVGGTSNGIAFTYTVAGPSVYVLGSDIVKGFGYWKNSSFTAITDCTTPYAMVGSGTDIYVAGPASTNTPTYWKNGTAVHLSSQTGYTFSIVISGTDVYCLGQINGTYYVWKNGTATQLTTTTVTNIGGSGTSNYLNNALAVSNGDTYVAGARYLGTSTILKATYWKNGTPIDITDGIHSGNALATAIAVSGGAVYVAGTEEIRDPGTGGIINKAPRLWKNGVSIPLNTPGNSLFNSVSSILVAGSDVYVGGQYNGAGAVWKNGTMLAPSAYAVAENVSSLFLYNNTDLYAGGASSSSGENGYWKNGSFVEMDPGCTVLSSGCARTSANQVVSVYVK is encoded by the coding sequence ATGAAAACAAAGCTCAGCTACTCCATTTGTATATTTTTTGCGATACTTTTTGTTTCGCCTGGCTGTAAAAAAAGCAGCCCGATAATCATACCTGTAAAACTGCCCGCGGTTAATACCATCAGCCCCGCTTCCGGCATTGCAGGCACTGTTGTTACTATCAGCGGCGCAAACTTCAGCGCTACGGCCGCCGATAATACCGTAAAATTTAACGGAACTGCTGCAAGTGTTACATCAGCTACCGCAAGCACTTTGGTTGTAACAGCGCCCGCGGCTGCCAGCACCGGGGCCATAACCGTAACCACAACAGGCGGAACCGCCACCGGGCCGGTATTTACCTACTTAATGGCGCCAACAGTTGCCACAATCAGCCCTGTTTCGGCCAAAGCAGGGGCTGCCGTAACAATTACCGGGACAAACTTTGATGCAACTGCTGTTAATAACACCGTAAAATTTAACGGTGTGGCAGCAACTGTTACATCGGCTACAACCACAAAATTGGTGGTTACCGCGCCGGCTGCGGCCACCAGCGGGGCCGTAACTGTAGCCACATCGGGCGGAACCGCTACCGGGCCTGTATTTACCTACATTGTAGCCCCAACTATCACGGCAATTAATCCGACATCGGCTGCCGAAGGTGCATCAATTACCATTACCGGGACCAACTTTGATGCCGTAGCTGCTAATAATACGGTTAAATTTAACGGGACCGCTGCCACCGTTACCACCGCAAGTACTACGCAACTGGTTGTTAAAGTGCCAGGCGGCGGCAGTTCGGGTAATGTAACCGTTACCACTGTTGGCGGCACATCTAATGGTATAGCTTTTACATACACCGTAGCCGGCCCAAGTGTGTATGTACTTGGGTCTGATATCGTCAAAGGCTTTGGTTATTGGAAAAACTCATCCTTCACGGCCATAACCGATTGTACAACCCCTTACGCTATGGTTGGCTCCGGTACCGATATTTATGTAGCCGGGCCTGCATCTACCAATACACCAACTTATTGGAAAAATGGCACAGCTGTGCATCTATCTTCACAAACAGGGTACACGTTTTCGATAGTTATTTCGGGTACCGATGTTTATTGCCTTGGCCAGATTAATGGTACTTACTATGTATGGAAAAATGGCACGGCTACCCAGTTAACAACTACAACAGTCACTAATATCGGAGGCTCGGGTACAAGTAATTATTTAAACAACGCTTTAGCCGTGAGCAATGGCGACACATACGTGGCAGGGGCGCGATACCTGGGAACTTCTACCATTTTAAAAGCCACTTACTGGAAAAACGGCACCCCAATTGACATAACCGATGGCATACACTCAGGTAACGCGTTGGCCACGGCAATAGCTGTTTCGGGCGGCGCCGTTTACGTGGCCGGCACTGAAGAAATAAGGGACCCTGGTACGGGCGGAATCATAAATAAAGCACCACGCCTCTGGAAAAATGGCGTTTCTATCCCGTTAAACACACCTGGCAACAGTTTATTCAACAGCGTTTCCAGCATACTGGTAGCGGGCAGTGATGTATATGTAGGCGGGCAATACAATGGGGCAGGGGCAGTTTGGAAAAATGGCACCATGCTTGCTCCATCGGCCTATGCAGTTGCCGAAAACGTATCTTCGCTATTCTTATACAATAACACCGATTTGTATGCGGGCGGTGCATCATCGTCATCGGGCGAAAACGGTTACTGGAAAAATGGCAGTTTTGTTGAAATGGATCCCGGATGCACCGTACTGAGCTCAGGTTGTGCGCGTACATCGGCTAACCAGGTTGTTTCTGTGTATGTTAAATAG
- a CDS encoding GNAT family N-acetyltransferase gives MDTSLEITPLDNAYCEQIIDIILPIQQIEFNVPVTLEGQPDLLDIESNYHQTGGTFLGAKIDGELVGTIALIAIDGKAGALRKMFVRKEYRGKELGIAQRLLDELIAYCRLQDITAIYLGTVDMLKAAHRFYEKNGFTQLAKQNLPPSFPLMGADNIFYERHLNN, from the coding sequence ATGGATACTTCGCTTGAAATTACCCCTCTTGATAATGCTTACTGTGAGCAGATTATTGACATTATACTGCCCATACAGCAGATAGAATTTAACGTACCCGTAACGCTGGAAGGCCAGCCCGATTTGCTGGATATTGAAAGCAATTACCACCAAACCGGCGGCACTTTCCTGGGCGCCAAAATTGATGGCGAACTGGTGGGCACCATAGCCCTTATTGCCATTGACGGTAAGGCCGGGGCATTGCGCAAAATGTTTGTACGCAAAGAGTACCGGGGCAAAGAATTGGGCATTGCGCAGCGTTTACTGGATGAATTGATTGCTTATTGCAGGCTACAGGATATTACAGCTATATACCTGGGTACGGTGGATATGCTGAAGGCCGCCCACAGGTTTTACGAAAAAAATGGCTTTACCCAACTGGCCAAACAGAATTTGCCGCCATCGTTCCCGCTGATGGGCGCCGATAATATTTTTTATGAGCGACATTTGAACAATTAA
- a CDS encoding MarR family winged helix-turn-helix transcriptional regulator, with translation MNVIDESGILAISTRLQRLADTLRKDGVLIYKANNIDFEPKWFPVIYTLHFKPVLSVVELANEIGYTHPSTISLLKELEKEKLIRSKKDKADERKRLVMLTSKGQELVERMRPVWDIFKAAATELTNTQNNLMKAIDEVEEQINLQSFFARAQRLKGVKQQME, from the coding sequence ATGAACGTTATTGATGAATCGGGCATTTTAGCCATCAGCACTCGGCTGCAGCGCCTGGCCGATACCCTGCGCAAAGACGGCGTGCTGATTTACAAGGCCAACAATATTGATTTTGAACCGAAGTGGTTCCCGGTTATTTATACCCTGCATTTTAAACCCGTGCTAAGCGTGGTGGAGCTGGCAAACGAAATTGGGTACACCCACCCTTCCACCATCAGCCTGCTCAAAGAGCTGGAGAAGGAAAAGCTCATCCGGTCGAAAAAAGATAAGGCCGACGAGCGCAAGCGCCTGGTGATGCTCACCTCCAAAGGCCAGGAACTGGTGGAGCGCATGCGCCCCGTTTGGGACATATTCAAAGCCGCTGCCACCGAACTTACCAACACCCAAAACAACCTCATGAAAGCCATTGACGAGGTAGAGGAACAAATAAACCTGCAAAGCTTTTTCGCAAGGGCGCAGCGGTTAAAGGGTGTGAAACAGCAAATGGAGTGA